A window of the Streptomyces sp. Ag109_O5-10 genome harbors these coding sequences:
- a CDS encoding sulfurtransferase: MSRSDVLVDADWVQDNLDNPEIAIVEVDEDTSAYDKNHIRGAIRIDWTKDLQDPVRRDFIDQEGFEKLLSAKGIANDTLVILYGGNNNWFASYAYWYFKLYGHENVKLLDGGRKKWELDARELVEEVPERTETTYKAKPQNTAIRAFRDDVVAAIGSQNLVDVRSPDEFSGKLLAPAHLPQEQSQRPGHVPSARNIPWSKNANDDGTFKSDDELKELYAEEQVDLAKDTIAYCRIGERSALTWFVLHELLGVENVKNYDGSWTEYGSLVGVPIELGANK, from the coding sequence ATGAGCCGCAGCGACGTCCTGGTCGACGCCGACTGGGTCCAGGACAACCTGGACAACCCCGAGATCGCGATCGTCGAGGTGGACGAGGACACGTCCGCCTACGACAAGAACCACATCCGAGGCGCGATCCGCATCGACTGGACCAAGGACCTGCAGGACCCGGTCCGCCGCGACTTCATCGACCAGGAGGGCTTCGAGAAGCTCCTGTCGGCGAAGGGCATCGCCAACGACACGCTGGTGATCCTCTACGGCGGCAACAACAACTGGTTCGCGTCCTACGCCTACTGGTACTTCAAGCTCTACGGCCACGAGAACGTCAAGCTCCTCGACGGCGGCCGCAAGAAGTGGGAGCTGGACGCCCGCGAGCTGGTCGAGGAGGTCCCGGAGCGCACCGAGACCACCTACAAGGCCAAGCCGCAGAACACCGCCATCCGCGCCTTCCGCGACGACGTCGTGGCGGCCATCGGCTCGCAGAACCTCGTCGACGTCCGTTCCCCCGACGAGTTCTCCGGCAAGCTGCTCGCCCCGGCCCACCTGCCGCAGGAGCAGTCCCAGCGCCCCGGCCACGTGCCCTCGGCCCGCAACATCCCGTGGTCGAAGAACGCCAACGACGACGGCACCTTCAAGTCGGACGACGAGCTCAAGGAGCTCTACGCCGAGGAGCAGGTCGACCTCGCCAAGGACACCATCGCGTACTGCCGTATCGGCGAGCGCTCGGCCCTGACCTGGTTCGTCCTGCACGAGCTGCTCGGTGTCGAGAACGTCAAGAACTACGACGGCTCCTGGACCGAGTACGGCAGCCTCGTCGGCGTCCCGATCGAGCTCGGCGCCAACAAGTAA
- a CDS encoding DUF1416 domain-containing protein, with product MCGAKAGGPDPSTIKPGETTIQGQVTKDGEPVVGYVRLLDSTGEFTAEVPTSATGQFRFYAAEGTWTVRALVPGATADRTVVAQQGGLAEVAIAV from the coding sequence ATGTGTGGAGCGAAGGCCGGCGGCCCGGACCCCTCGACGATCAAGCCCGGTGAGACCACGATCCAGGGTCAGGTGACGAAGGACGGCGAGCCCGTGGTCGGCTACGTCCGCCTCCTGGACTCGACCGGCGAGTTCACCGCGGAGGTCCCGACCTCCGCCACCGGACAGTTCCGCTTCTACGCGGCGGAGGGCACCTGGACCGTCCGCGCCCTCGTCCCCGGCGCCACCGCCGACCGCACGGTCGTCGCCCAGCAGGGCGGCCTGGCCGAGGTCGCCATCGCGGTCTGA
- a CDS encoding DUF3099 domain-containing protein: MLARRRRVYFAMMGTCIGLFVLAWGVVRIWSVPAAVGMCVVAMVIPPVAAMVANRRGPDDRWWDDPSGDPQSDEWWDELDGKKPPRS; encoded by the coding sequence ATGCTGGCTCGTCGCCGTCGCGTGTACTTCGCCATGATGGGGACCTGTATCGGGCTCTTCGTCCTGGCCTGGGGAGTCGTGCGCATCTGGTCCGTCCCCGCCGCCGTGGGGATGTGCGTGGTGGCCATGGTCATCCCTCCGGTCGCCGCGATGGTCGCGAACCGTCGCGGCCCCGACGACCGCTGGTGGGACGACCCCTCCGGTGATCCGCAGTCGGACGAGTGGTGGGACGAACTGGACGGCAAGAAGCCACCGAGGTCCTAG
- a CDS encoding DsrE family protein, with amino-acid sequence MAKKLVIKVTAGADAPERCSQAFTVAAVAVASGVEVSMWLTGESAWFALPGRAAEFELPHAAPLPDLVDSILAGGTLTLCTQCAARRDITEKDVIEGVRIAGAQVFVQEAMADGAQALVY; translated from the coding sequence ATGGCGAAGAAGCTGGTGATCAAGGTGACGGCGGGGGCGGACGCCCCCGAGCGGTGCTCGCAGGCGTTCACGGTGGCGGCGGTGGCCGTGGCGAGCGGCGTCGAGGTGTCGATGTGGCTGACCGGCGAGTCCGCGTGGTTCGCCCTGCCGGGCCGGGCCGCCGAGTTCGAACTCCCGCACGCGGCGCCGCTCCCCGACCTGGTCGACTCGATCCTGGCCGGCGGCACGCTCACGCTGTGTACCCAGTGCGCGGCCCGCCGGGACATCACGGAGAAGGACGTCATCGAGGGCGTACGGATCGCGGGCGCGCAGGTCTTCGTGCAGGAGGCGATGGCGGACGGGGCGCAGGCGCTCGTGTACTAG
- a CDS encoding LUD domain-containing protein — MNDFQAIADRVEIEALRGEFTDAAMMRDRPRLASLFTPDGALRMPNIPAEQIGREEIIAGGERLQSQWDFFVQNTHPGTIRLDGDTATGRAYIQEIARALDGRQGLNYAVYHDRYRRTAEGWRFTERVYEVRYLDTSPLAGTAPRAAPAASFADPAPAERLERTAAALRANGFAAEILDGTAAARARVRELLPEGATVFTGASETLRLSGIDEDINTGGRYDAVRPRVLAIDRATGADEIRRLLASPEYVLNSVAAVTETGSLVLASGSGSQLPANAGGAAHAVWVVGAQKVVPDLNTALRRVEEHALPLEDARAREVYGSPSAVNRLLVLNAEPRPGRGTVLLLREAVGY, encoded by the coding sequence ATGAACGACTTCCAGGCCATCGCGGACCGCGTCGAGATCGAGGCACTGCGCGGCGAATTCACCGACGCGGCGATGATGCGCGACCGGCCCCGCCTGGCCTCGCTGTTCACGCCGGACGGCGCTCTGCGCATGCCCAACATCCCCGCCGAGCAGATCGGCCGCGAGGAGATCATCGCCGGGGGCGAGCGGCTGCAGAGCCAGTGGGACTTCTTCGTGCAGAACACGCACCCCGGCACGATCCGGCTCGACGGCGACACCGCGACCGGCCGCGCCTACATCCAGGAGATCGCCCGCGCCCTCGACGGCCGCCAGGGGCTCAACTACGCCGTCTACCACGACCGCTACCGGCGCACCGCGGAGGGCTGGCGGTTCACCGAACGGGTGTACGAGGTCAGGTACCTCGACACCTCCCCGCTGGCGGGCACGGCGCCCCGGGCGGCGCCTGCCGCCTCCTTCGCCGACCCGGCACCGGCCGAACGGCTGGAGCGGACGGCCGCCGCGCTGCGGGCCAACGGCTTCGCCGCGGAGATCCTGGACGGCACCGCGGCCGCGCGCGCCCGCGTCAGGGAGCTGCTCCCCGAGGGCGCCACCGTGTTCACCGGAGCCAGCGAGACGCTCCGGCTGTCCGGCATCGACGAGGACATCAACACCGGCGGCCGGTACGACGCCGTCAGGCCGCGCGTCCTGGCCATCGACCGGGCCACCGGCGCCGACGAGATCCGCAGACTGCTCGCCAGCCCCGAGTACGTCCTCAACAGCGTCGCCGCGGTCACCGAGACCGGCTCGCTCGTCCTCGCCTCGGGCAGCGGCAGTCAGCTTCCCGCCAACGCCGGCGGGGCCGCCCACGCGGTCTGGGTCGTCGGCGCGCAGAAGGTGGTGCCCGACCTGAACACGGCGCTGCGCCGCGTCGAGGAACACGCCCTCCCGCTGGAGGACGCCCGCGCCCGGGAGGTGTACGGGTCACCCAGCGCCGTCAACCGGCTGCTCGTCCTCAACGCGGAGCCCCGCCCCGGGCGCGGCACGGTGCTGCTCCTCCGGGAGGCCGTCGGATACTGA
- the sigJ gene encoding RNA polymerase sigma factor SigJ has product MTTGAEQGERHQRGEQSAPGLGAVMSERRQLINLAYRLLGSLADAEDVVQEAYARWYAMSASGRQAIASPGAWLTTVASRICLNLLGSARARRETYVGDWIPEPLPEPTEWSTARSGGADPADRITLDESVTMAFLVVLDAMTPAERVAFVLHDVFRYPFGEVAEIVGRTPAACRQLASSARRRVRTAQVPAGPNAGQAGIVRRFRTAWEAKDIDALIGLLDPEATATADGGGLAVTHLDPIVGGERIAHAYAEIARVAGHRTTFLECTVNGLPGLVAEQDGAVATVFAFEIAGDRIRHIWAVRNPEKLRPWRFGPNQL; this is encoded by the coding sequence ATGACCACCGGAGCCGAGCAGGGCGAACGGCACCAGCGGGGCGAGCAGAGCGCCCCGGGCCTCGGCGCGGTCATGAGCGAGCGCCGTCAGCTGATCAACCTCGCCTACCGGCTCCTCGGGTCCCTCGCCGACGCCGAGGACGTCGTACAGGAGGCCTACGCCCGCTGGTACGCCATGTCCGCGTCCGGGCGGCAGGCCATCGCATCGCCCGGCGCCTGGCTGACCACGGTCGCCAGCCGCATCTGCCTCAACCTGCTCGGCTCGGCGCGCGCCAGGCGGGAGACATACGTGGGCGACTGGATCCCGGAACCGCTGCCAGAGCCCACCGAGTGGAGCACCGCGCGCTCCGGCGGGGCCGACCCGGCCGACCGGATCACCCTCGACGAGTCGGTGACGATGGCCTTCCTGGTCGTCCTCGACGCGATGACCCCGGCCGAGCGCGTCGCCTTCGTCCTGCACGACGTCTTCCGCTACCCGTTCGGCGAGGTCGCCGAGATCGTCGGCCGCACCCCGGCGGCCTGCCGCCAGCTGGCCTCCTCCGCCCGCCGCCGCGTCCGCACCGCACAGGTCCCCGCGGGCCCGAACGCCGGGCAGGCCGGCATCGTCAGGCGGTTCCGGACGGCCTGGGAGGCCAAGGACATCGACGCCCTGATCGGCCTGCTCGACCCCGAGGCCACCGCGACCGCCGACGGCGGCGGGCTGGCCGTCACCCACCTGGACCCGATCGTGGGCGGGGAGCGGATCGCCCACGCCTACGCCGAGATCGCTCGCGTGGCGGGCCACCGCACGACGTTCCTGGAGTGCACGGTCAACGGCCTGCCCGGACTGGTCGCCGAGCAGGACGGCGCCGTCGCGACCGTCTTCGCGTTCGAGATCGCGGGCGACCGGATCAGGCACATCTGGGCGGTACGGAATCCCGAGAAGCTCCGTCCCTGGCGGTTCGGCCCGAACCAGCTCTGA
- a CDS encoding DUF397 domain-containing protein, which produces MRAVDLSGVTWRKSRYSNTSGGDCVEVSDDLPATASWRKSSYSNQDGGQCVEVSDGLLRTAADSHRSSYRNQDGGNFLEAAAGLPSLVPVRDSKAPSLGALLFAASAWAAFVDGVKR; this is translated from the coding sequence GTGCGAGCCGTCGACCTGAGTGGCGTCACGTGGCGCAAGAGCCGCTACAGCAACACGAGTGGCGGCGACTGCGTCGAGGTCTCCGACGATCTCCCGGCCACCGCCTCCTGGCGCAAGAGCAGCTACAGCAACCAGGACGGGGGCCAGTGCGTCGAGGTCTCCGACGGCCTCCTACGTACCGCCGCCGACTCGCACAGGAGCAGCTACCGCAACCAGGACGGTGGCAACTTCCTCGAAGCCGCCGCCGGTCTCCCCTCCCTCGTCCCCGTCCGCGACAGCAAGGCCCCTTCGCTCGGAGCCCTCCTCTTCGCAGCCTCCGCCTGGGCGGCCTTCGTCGACGGGGTCAAGCGCTGA
- a CDS encoding LysR substrate-binding domain-containing protein translates to MELRTLRYFVAVAEELHFGRAAARLHMSQPPLSRAIKALETEIGALLLQRSPAGVALTPVGAVLLDEARALLDRADRLRVRVAAAAGAGVLTVGLLGDSTDPGVRRLARAYRERHPGVEIRIRETDLTDPTCGLHAGAVDVALTRAPFDETGLVVRELRADPVGALLRADDPLAGRESLELADLAARRWFRFPDGTDRLWQSYWNGGEAREGPVVRAVQECRQAVLWNGTVGMTLAGHDPGAGLTVVPVADMPPSRVVVAWAEGDANPLLRSFVRVAVAAYR, encoded by the coding sequence ATTGAGCTGCGCACGCTGCGCTACTTCGTGGCGGTCGCCGAGGAACTCCACTTCGGCCGGGCCGCCGCCCGGCTCCACATGAGCCAGCCCCCGCTGAGCCGCGCGATCAAGGCGCTGGAGACCGAGATCGGCGCGCTGCTGTTGCAGCGGTCACCGGCGGGGGTCGCCCTGACCCCGGTGGGAGCGGTCCTGCTGGACGAGGCCCGCGCGCTCCTCGACCGGGCCGACCGGCTGCGCGTACGGGTCGCCGCGGCGGCGGGCGCCGGGGTGCTCACCGTCGGCCTCCTGGGCGACAGCACGGATCCGGGCGTACGGCGCCTGGCCCGCGCGTACCGCGAGCGCCACCCGGGCGTCGAGATCCGCATCCGCGAGACCGACCTGACGGACCCCACGTGCGGGTTGCACGCCGGTGCCGTCGACGTCGCCCTCACCCGCGCGCCGTTCGACGAAACAGGTCTGGTCGTTCGGGAGTTGCGCGCCGATCCGGTCGGGGCGCTGCTCCGTGCCGACGATCCGCTGGCCGGCCGGGAGAGCCTGGAGCTGGCCGACCTCGCCGCGCGGCGCTGGTTCCGGTTCCCGGACGGCACCGACCGGCTCTGGCAGTCGTACTGGAACGGCGGCGAGGCGCGGGAGGGGCCGGTCGTGCGAGCCGTCCAGGAGTGCCGCCAGGCGGTGCTCTGGAACGGCACGGTGGGCATGACACTGGCCGGCCATGACCCGGGGGCCGGGCTCACGGTCGTACCGGTCGCCGACATGCCGCCGAGCCGAGTGGTGGTGGCGTGGGCCGAGGGGGACGCGAACCCGCTGCTGCGGTCGTTCGTGCGGGTGGCGGTCGCCGCCTACCGGTGA